A genomic window from Silene latifolia isolate original U9 population chromosome Y, ASM4854445v1, whole genome shotgun sequence includes:
- the LOC141630997 gene encoding uncharacterized protein LOC141630997 produces MEMKDKVLKSGHYLFDNKPLIVKGWTSEADMKKDTITAVPVWIRLHKLPLKFWGKGLPKISNFIGKFIKSDLATEEKTRLNFARVMIELQVNQKLPDKAKFKDELGQLIQIEVEYEWKPVTCEFYKGVGHETMHCRWRKQGEKKKESKVIRKEWRPVAKKATVKVPVPGTTTTGVVVEVLEN; encoded by the coding sequence ATGGAGATGAAAGATAAAGTGCTGAAATCTGGACACTACCTATTTGATAATAAACCATTAATTGTCAAGGGGTGGACAAGTGAGGCAGACATGAAGAAAGATACAATTACTGCTGTACCAGTGTGGATAAGATTGCACAAACTCCCTTTAAAATTTTGGGGGAAGGGACTACCAAAAATATCCAACTTTATAGGGAAGTTTATAAAAAGTGATTTGGCCACTGAAGAAAAGACTCGTTTGAATTTTGCTAGAGTCATGATAGAGCTTCAAGTCAATCAGAAGCTACCTGACAAGGCTAAATTCAAGGATGAATTAGGGCAACTTATTCAAATAGAGGTTGAGTATGAGTGGAAACCTGTTACTTGTGAGTTTTACAAGGGTGTAGGACATGAGACTATGCATTGCAGATGGaggaaacagggagaaaagaaaaaagaatcaAAGGTGATTAGAAAGGAGTGGAGACCAGTGGCAAAAAAGGCAACGGTAAAAGTACCTGTACCAGGCACAACTACCACTGGAGTTGTGGTAGAAGTACTGGAGAATTAG
- the LOC141630996 gene encoding uncharacterized protein LOC141630996, whose protein sequence is MVFLYETKLSGAKFEMYYGMHVDSVGRAGRLAFWWHKDIKYEFLSASVHHMDFIVREANGDWRVMGFYGWPMFADRHLSWELLRVLGQQSVLPWMCIGDYNEILFANEMKGGQRAQWQINQFREAVDACGLVDVSFEGYAFTWDNGLCHLGREWSDHSPLKLVLDRRKSVVQTSKRFRFEQIWVGSEGCEEVILHGFERGGDLMEALQESATELQAWKWVSIGKIVKMIATKRSQIARLNERGRTAEEVQCRRKLRKAKNHISKLVDDGGVVRCGDEAVSRVPTSYFTELFTAAPARDFEDVFAGMEGRVTAEMNSELGREYSEEEVVEALNQMHPLKAPGPDGMNCLFYQTYWHCWTVGDGYSPAGLKWGTDARWGKPYSYCPYPKEEGAG, encoded by the exons ATGGTGTTTCTTTACGAGACGAAACTCAGTGGTGCGAAATTTGAGATGTATTATGGTATGCACGTGGATAGTGTGGGGAGGGCTGGTAGGTTAGCGTTCTGGTGGCATAAGGATATCAAATATGAGTTCCTTTCGGCTTCAGTTCATCATATGGATTTCATAGTTAGGGAGGCTAATGGGGATTGGCGTGTGATGGGCTTTTATGGGTGGCCTATGTTTGCGGATAGACACCTTTCTTGGGAGCTTTTACGGGTTTTAGGGCAGCAATCGGTGTTGCCGTGGATGTGCATAGGGGATTATAATGAGATATTATTTGCTAACGAGATGAAAGGGGGTCAACGAGCTCAATGGCAAATTAACCAGTTTCGAGAGGCGGTGGATGCGTGTGGGCTGGTGGATGTTTCCTTTGAGGGTTATGCGTTTACTTGGGATAATGG GCTTTGTCATTTAGGGCGTGAGTGGTCGGATCATTCACCACTCAAATTGGTGTTAGACCGGCGGAAAAGTGTGGTGCAAACCTCGAAAAGATTTCGTTTTGAGCAGATATGGGTGGGATCTGAGGGGTGTGAGGAGGTTATCCTACACGGGTTCGAAAGGGGGGGTGATCTTATGGAAGCATTACAGGAGAGTGCGACGGAGTTGCAAGCTTGGAAATGGGTGAGCATAGGCAAAATTGTGAAGATGATTGCAACGAAACGAAGCCAAATAGCTCGCTTGAATGAACGGGGTCGAACAGCTGAGGAGGTGCAGTGTAGGAGGAAATTG AGGAAGGCGAAAAATCATATAAGCAAGCTGGTGGATGATGGGGGTGTTGTGAGGTGTGGGGATGAGGCTGTTTCTAGGGTTCCGACGAGCTATTTCACCGAGCTGTTTACAGCTGCTCCTGCTCGGGACTTTGAAGATGTGTTCGCTGGTATGGAGGGGCGGGTAACGGCGGAGATGAATAGTGAGTTGGGCCGTGAGTACTCAGAAGAGGAGGTTGTGGAAGCGCTCAATCAGATGCACCCATTAAAGGCTCCTGGACCGGATGGTATGAATTGTCTTTTTTACCAAACATATTGGCATTGTTGGACCGTTGGTGACGGGTACAGTCCTGCGGGTCTTAAATGGGGCACTGATGCCAGATGGGGTAAACCATACTCATATTGTCCTTATCCCAAAGAAGAAGGCGCCGGATAA